The Vibrio diazotrophicus DNA window TACTGCAAGGAGTGGTTCGCGTTAGTAACATTTTGTTCCTAACTTTGCCATGAACAATAATTCAACCCTTTTAGTTTGTCAAACTTTGTTACAAACCACACAAAAAGTAGCGTTTTATAGCTCTGGAACTCGTCTGCATTGATTCATTTTAATTACAGAGACTTATTGCAATTACCTCCGTCTTTTCTCAAATTTCTAATCTAGTTTGTCACGATATGTTATTTACATTGACCCTCAATATTCACTTGCCTAGAATGGTGCTACCAAATGTCAGGATTCTTATTATGATTGTTACCATTGATATGGTTTGCCTTCGTCTCGCACCATCGGGGATTCAGACCCTACTCGTAAAACGCTCTAACCCAAACCGCCCTGACTGCGGTAAATGGGCGCTGCCGGGCGGGTTTGTTTACGACGAAGATATGACTAATCAAGGTGGTGAGCCCGCAGATGAAGATTTCAATTCTGCACACCGAAGAATCTGTCGCCAAAAGATACACACCTATCCAAATTACATCAGCGATCCTCTGGTAGATGGCAACCCTAAACGAGATCCGGAAGGCTGGAGTATCAGCATTTCTCACTATGCGCTTCTCAATCCATCCAACGTTCAGCAAATCGAGAATGCAGGAACAGACAAAAGCCGCGCAGATTGGTTTGACTTGCCACCTTTGCTTGATGAAAAAATGGAACTGGCTTTTGACCACGTCGCACAAATTCAGCACGCATGGAAAAAGCTTAGAGCGGCGGTGGAATATACCTCTGTGGTTCTGTTCCTATTGGAAAAAGAATTCCTAGTAGCAGACATTATTGATGCCTACAGCAAGTTTGGTGTTGAAGTAAACCGTATGACCATCAAGCGACGCTTGATTGATACTGGCATCATTGTCAGTGCCAACAAAATTGCAGCGTCGAGCAAAGGTAAAGGCGGCAAACCTGCAAATGTGTACAAGTTAGCGACCAACGAAGTGAGCTATTTCCAAACTTGCCTGCGTGGTTAAACCGCCCATTTTTAGTGCGCCTAAATTTTATTCACAATCTCTATTGCACCCGCAACATTGATGAGTAATATGTAAACAATCATACCGTTACGGCTTGAAGCTTTTTGTTCAAGCGTTTTGTGTATAAACAAAAATAATTCCAACAAATATCGCCACTTCCCTACATTTCATTCACTTTTTGTTTGGCGTACTTAAAACTATGAAACCCTCTGTTGCTGCTACTGGCGGCTGGTTGTTAATGCTTAGCGTATTACTTTCGCTCGTCGCTCAGATCACAGGTCTATTCAGCGGCTACTGGGCGGGAATTCCTATCTGGCTAGTCGTCATGCTGTTCGTGCCCTACGTCAAACCAACACAGAGAAAACAAATTATCCTGCTCATCGCAGTAGGCTCAATTGGCTTGCTCTACGGAGTGTTCAAAGGGCTTGATGGACGTTATCTGTTAAAAGCCTTAGATGCCAACCAAAACGTGGTGGCGATGATCGTCGGTGTTGGGTTTCTTCGTATTTTCGCAGTCAATAGCGTCAAAACAGGAGAAACGCTTCCTCAAGGCAAAAGCGCTGTGATTCGGACTCTGCTTGGCGCTCATCTATTTGGCACTGTGCTCAACATCTCTTCCGTTATGATTATCGGCGATAAGCTGGCAACACAAAGCAAACTCAGCACAACTCAAGGTTTAGTGTTACTTCGAGGCTTCGCTGCCTGTGCGTTCTGGTCACCGTTTTTTGCTTCTATGGGTTTAGCGTTGACCAGTGCTCCCGGCTCAGAACTTGGTACCTTGGTAAGCTACGGTATTCCGGTATGCGCAGTGGCATTAGCCATAAGCGGCTGGCAACTTGTTCGCCGCGCAGATGCAAACTCTGTTTCGGGCTACCCAATTTCTATCTACTCTTTGTGGATGCCCGCTTTACTTGCATCCGTTGTGATCGCCGCTCATAAGTTCTATCCGCACATTAGCGTGCTCTCTCTGGTGACTTTAACCTCTTTGTGCTTTATCGCTTTGTGGCTTCTGATTAATAAGGGCTATCACGCAATTGTCGCGGCACGTAACCATATTGAGTCTGGGATTGCCAATTCCAGCGGCGAAGTGGTTTTGTTTGCTGCCGCTGCAATGCTCGCCTCCGGAGTTGCTGCCTCTTTAGATGCAAAGAACATTCAATTAGCACCGCAACATTTTGGCCCGATTGAAGCTAGTGTGACTGTCGCCGTACTGATTGCTTTGGCGATGACAGGAATGCACCCAGTGACCAGTGTGGTACTGGCGGGCAGTGTACTTGCGCCTTCTATGGCAGACCCTAATATGCTTGGGCTGACTCTGCTGATGGGCTGGTCATTAGGCATTACCGCCTCACCTTTTTCTGGTGTCCAACTCAGTATTCAGTCTCGCTATGATATCAGTGCGAAAGCCTTGCTTAAGGCCAACTGGCGCTACATCACCATCATGTATCTGGTTTGCTGCTCTGTGCTCTGGTGGTATTCGACTCAGATATAACGCACTAAACCTTACTGTGTACGTAATAATGCGAACAAAATTTGGTCAATAGTTTTACAGTGTTAGAAAAAACCGCAACTAAATCAGGATTGTCAGAAAGTTGAAGATAAGATTTCTATCGTTTGACATTGGTTGACGGACTCCTTACATGTCTGTTGTTAGGATAATTTCGTGCTCAACATGCACATGATACCCAAACAACAAGTTGTCACGGGCAGATGAATAGCATCAACACCGTGTCGCTTTTTGTCGGAAGGGCATAACAACGACAGTTAAAGGAGTATTCACATGAAAAAAGCGCTCGCATTAATCACTATGATGGTCGTAAGCGGTAGTGTATTGGCTGCTACCCAAACCAAACAATCAGAAACCACACTGCAAACAGAAGTGTTCAATTCTGAACAAAAAGCGCAGCAAGCAGGATTCAAAATTATTCACGATTTGAGAGAGTTATCTTCGGAAGAGCTCACTTTCAAGCTAGGTGTTGTTGAACCTCTGGTTGTTCCAGACAGCGTTAAAATCAACAACAGCGAACTGAAAGTTGAATCAATTATGGTTGAACCGGACAAAACGTCTTATCGCGGTTTAGTCAATGTTGATTACCAATACGACATCAAAGATCATAACAACTAGCCTCGACTTCTTACCCCTATATAAGTTAGTCACGCTAAATTGATGACAACGGAGTGTCATCAATTTGCTGCTTACCAAACTAACAGGTGATCTATCAGTTACGTTCAAACTGACTGATGAGTCTCTGCAACTCTTTAAGATTTGCTACCAACACTCTGGTACGGTTCACCGAGTCAGCCGAAGACTGAGCGGTTTTTTCCGTTAACGTCTTAATATTGACCGCATTCGCGGTGATCTCTTTGGTCGCAATCGCCTGCTGCTCTACTGCAACCGCTATCTGCTGACTTCGGTCAGATACCTGCTCCAGTTTTGACGTGATATCGTTGATCATCCCGCCAGTTTCGTCTGCGCTTACAATACACTGCTGAGACAAATCTGAACCACGCTGAATGGCGTTTACACCTTGAGCCGCAAGATCTTGCAGTTCTGTAATCATGCTATGAATTTCGGTTGTCGAGTCATTGGTTTTAATCGCTAAATGACGAACTTCGTCTGCCACCACAGCAAATCCCCGACCAGACTCTCCAGCTCGTGCAGCTTCAATCGCCGCGTTTAACGCAAGTAAATTGGTTTGCTCTGAAATCGCACAGATCACATCTAGGATCGATTCAACCTGCTTGGTATGGGCAGACAATGTTTTCAAAATAGTCTGGCTGTTGAGCAGCTCTTTATCCAACTCATTAACTTTGCTCACGGTTGCTTTAATGCTCTTTAAGCCAGTAATGGATTCAGAACGAGCTTCCTGAGTGAGTTGAGAAGTCAGCGAAGCCGCACTGGCGATATCGTGAATAGAGTATGTAAGTTCCTCTACTGCTGATGCGACTTGTTCCGTTTCAGCATGTTGCGCGGTTAAGCTTTGCTCTATCGATTTGGCCGTTTCAAACTCATGTTGGGCATCTTTCAAAATACGACCAGAAGTATCACCGCTTCGCGCTGTAACAGCTCTTAACTCAGCCTTGCGCATCATAAGAGCGAGTTCCACTTGGGAAAACTCGTCGCGACGGCCGGTATACACCTTTTCTAACAGAGGATTGGAATAGGCTTCGCTAGCCAATGCCTGCATATGACTTAATCGGCGCTGTACATGGGCGATTCCGATCATTAGCGCTAACAGAAATGCACTGGAAAGCGCACCCAATAGCCAAGTCTGCTGCTGCAACATCCAATATAGATTGGTTGCCAATCCGAGAACACTTATCAGCATCAGAAGTTTGGTTAAAGGAGAACGTGTGAGGGAGATTTTTTTGCCCGCGTTAATTGCTTTGTAAAGCGCATCAGCGCGCTTCACCTGTTCAGCCGTGGGTTTAGAGCGAACCGATTGATACTCAATGATCTCGCCCTTATCGTTTTTTATCGGTGTGACGAATGCAGAAACCCAGTAATGCTTAGAGCTTTTACATTTGTTTTTAACTATCCCCATCCAGCTTTTGCCTTCCTGGATGTAGCTCCATAGTTGTCCGAACGCCGCTTTGGGCATATCTCCATGACGAACTAGGTTATGAGGATTACCCAGCAACTCTTCCTGCGAGTACTCAGCAATGTCACAAAACACTTGGTTTGCATAAGTGATGTGACTAGAACGATCAGTTGTAGAAATAAAACTGACGTGATCTGGGTAATCTTTGTTTTCAGTAACTTCCATGCAAATAGCGCCCACTAACGTTCATGTTGAAATGTAATTTCAAAAATTACGATATATTTTGCAGCTTTTTTAACATGGGATAGCCGTCGCGACTTTGACCCTAATCAATTCAGAAACTTATCAATAAGATGCTTATCATAACTGAGACAAATGAACATTTTTGCATCGTATCGTTTTTAACTACATCAAGCCCAACGGAATAGACGTACTTCATTTCCTTCTTCTGGCTGTTTAGGAATATTCAGAGAGAGCAGCAGTGATACACACGCCATGCCTGCACCGATATAGAACACCGCCGCTGGCGATATGAGCCATAGCATACCGAAGCTTACTGGAATAATGACGGCTGCAATATGGTTGATGGTAAATGCCACACCGGCTGTCGACGCCATATCGGCTGGATCGGCGATTTTTTGAAAGTAGGTTTTCACAGCCAGAGCCAAGGCGAAGAAAAGATGGTCTATGACATAAAGTCCCGCAGCCCAGTGCGCATCTGTCACCACAGCATAGCCAACAAAGACACCAATCAACCCAACATACTCAACAATTAACGCTTTGCGTTCGCCAACCACACCGATAAAACGACCAATTTTTTTGGCAAATAAGAAGTTAAAACCGTAGTTGATCAAGAAAAGTAACGTGATGTCTGCTGCTGTATAACCGAACTTCTCAACCATTAAGAAGCCAGCAAACACAGTGAAGATCTGGCGGCGAGCCCCACTCATAAAGGTCAAAGCGTAGTAAAGCCAGTAACGCTTACGTAAAACCAATTTCTTGTTTTGCGGTGTAGCCGATTTGAACTCTGGAAATGCAACGGCAGCGACAATAACTAGGGCCAAAGCAAGTCCGCCAGTAATGCCATACACCCATTCATAACTTAAATGCAATTGCTCAAGCATGATCCACAATGCGCTGTAAGTCAGCAGCGACGCCAGTGCGCCTATAGAGATCATCTTACCGAGCATTTCTGGTGCTTCATCTTTACTGAGCCACTGCAGTGATAATGACTGCTTTAATGTTTCGAAATAATGGAAACCCGTAGACATCAACAAAGTGGTTAGCAACAAGCCGGTCAAAGAAGGAAACAACCCCGTGATTGCTGTACCTAACGTCAGCATCATAAGGGAGATCAACAGAAAGCGTTGCTCTCGGATAAAAAGCAGCACAAAAACAGCAGTGAAAGCGAGAAACCCCGGTACTTCACGAACACTTTGCAACAAACCGATATCGGCTCCATCAAAGTTCGCTTTTTCAATCACAAAGTTATTGAGCAGTGCCATCCAACTAGCAAACGCAATCGGAACAATCGCTGAAATAACCATTAAGAAGTTTTGTGGGGTACGCCAAGTTTTAGTGTTCATTAAAAGTATTATCATCCTTGTTATCATATTATCAGTCTAACCAATACCGCTTTAGCTGTAACCTAACTATTAATACTAGGGTCTCCAGATCCTGATAAAAATAGGAGCAATCGATGCAAATCCGTTTTGCTACCGCAAACTTATTCAACTATCTCGCTCCCCCTAACGCATTTTACGAGTTCAATAATATTTACGAGCTCAACCAATGGCATAAAAAACAACAGTGGTTAGAACGGAAATTATTAACCTTAGATGCGGATGTGATCGGGTTTCAGGAGATCTTCAGTGCAGAGGCGCTGGAGGCTCAGTTAAAGCCGCTAGGCTATTCATATTTCGCTGTTGTAGACCAGCCAAAGGTCTCTCAAGACTACATCTACACTCACCCAGTAGTCGGTATTGCTTCACGTTATGAGCTGACAGAAATAGAGGCCGTTGAGGCCAAGAAACCAAATTCTGATGATGCTTTTACCTTCTATCGTAAACCGCTTCGAGCTACGTTGAACCATCCTGTGCTAGGGAAAGTGGATGTCTATATCGTTCACTTTAAATCACAGCGCCCGACATTAGAAGACAAGGAAGAGGGTTCGAGCGTGTTTGAAACATGGCAACAAGAAAACTATGGCAACTGGCTTTCTACTGTGCAACGCGGATTCGAGGCAACACTATTGCATCACGCTATTATGGAGAGAAAACGAACCACTGGGCATCCGGTGGTGCTTATGGGGGACTTTAACCAACGACTTGATTGCCAAGAGTTCGCCTGTTTACGTTCGACTCACCGTTTTCGCCAGCCGGATTCTTACCTGCCGCTCCTTCCCTACCATCTTATCGATAGCTGGGAGCTGTATTGCCATACGGGAAAGGTTCAGCGTCAGCCAACTCATTACACCGGAGCTTCAGGGCAAGTTTTGGATTACATACTGATGTCGAGCGAATTCGGCTTAGAGACAGACCGCAATATCGCCCGAGTCATTGATTTTCATGTTGAGGATCAGCATTTGGTCAACCCAAGTTTCGAGCAGGATAAATTCGCCAGTGACCATGCATTTGTGAGCGTCACGCTAGAATTACGCTCGTAAATGTTGCCATTGCGGATGACGGTCTAAATAGTGTTTTACGTAACTGCAAACGGGCACAATCTTAAACCCTTGCGTTTCAATCAGTGGTAAAACGCTTTCCATCATAATTTTTCCGTAGCCTTTTCCCTGTAATTCTTGCGGGACTTTGGTTGACGTTATATGCATAGCCTTATCGAAGAACTGATAGCGCACAACCGCGTAATGGTCACCTTCAAGGTGGACACGAAAGCACTCGTTCTCTCTGTCGTAAATAACGGTATGTTCCATTTTTATATCCAAAATGATAATTAATTCTTAATTTATAAGCTTGGTGAATTGAAAGTCTGAATGCATCACCATAAAATCTCAACTCTTAAAAAAAATTATAAATTATCTTGTTGGAGATTATGGATGAGCTCGCCGCAAACAGCGACTAAAAGTACTAAAACAAATGTCGCGAAAGCGACTAAATCCGTTATCACCCTCAATAGTACCGATGCTCTTGCAATGGTCGAACACGGTAGCGAATTGAAGCTGAACATTACCACTCCCGTCGGCACAAAGTTTATCTGTAGAACACCATTTATCGGTACTCACTCTGATACTTATCTTCTCGCTGAAATTCCAAATATCTCAGCCAGTGATATGAGCTTTTATTTTCAAGAAGGTTTTTGGATCAATATCCGTGCAATATCTTCGCGTGGCGAAGGCGCAATGATCCACTTTCGCAGTCAGTTATTGCATGTCGTTCAAGAGCCAATCCCGCTGGCCATGCTGTCAATACCAAGCTCAATGCAAGTAACTCAACTGAGAAAAGAACCTCGCTTTGACGTCAATCTGCCAGGAAGAGTAATTTGTGGTGAACACAAAGCCAGTGGCGAAGTCCGTGATTTATCAAAGTGTGGCTGTCGATTTATCGCCCCACCAGTAGGCAAAACTTATCAAGTTGGCGAAATGGTCTCGATAGAAATATTTGCAGATCAGCGTGGCACCAAAGTTTTCGCGCCATTAACGGGTAAAGTTTGTAACCTACAACGTTCCACCCACTATGCACGTTACGGAATGGAGTTTGACGAAGCAGGGCAAAAGAACGCTAAGAATCTACTTAGTCAGTTAAAGTTCAACGGAACCAAGCTAACATTGAACATCGAGCGCATTGCATAACGCCTAAATTTATCAAGTTCTCACCAAAACCTAGGAGTATGGACGTTCCTTTTTCGTTATACTCCTCGTCACTATTCTCATTTAAAGGTTTGAAATGAACTACTTTAGTACTTTCATTAAAGGAATGGCGATGGGCGCAGCGGATGTTGTTCCCGGCGTTTCAGGTGGTACCATCGCATTCATTACCGGCATTTACGACACTTTGCTGGAAAGTATTCGACGCATAAATCCAAGCTTACTCGGCATTTGCAAGCGCGAAGGTTTTTCCGCTGCATTCCAGTATATTAATGGCTTTTTCCTCATTTCGCTGTTTGCAGGAATATTCACCAGTATTGCTACTTTTGCAAAACTCATCTCTTGGGCACTGGTCACTCACCCTATCCCAACTTGGTCTTTCTTCTTTGGTTTAATCCTTGTTTCGGTATACCACATGCTCAAACAAGTGGAGCACAAAACCGCATCGCGTTGGGTATGTTTGGCTCTAGGTGTCGCCTTTGCTTATAGCATTACGATTTTGAAACCACTTAGCCTCGAACTTAGCAACATCAACATCATCTTTGCAGGTGCAATCGCTATTTGCGCGATGATCTTGCCGGGTATTTCAGGCAGTTTCATTTTGCTGCTAATTGGCATGTATGCAACGGTATTGGGTGCGGTGAAAAACGCACAAATCGACGTCTTACTATTGTTTTTATCTGGCTGTGTGATTGGCTTACTGAGTTTCTCTCACGTGCTTTCTTGGCTGCTTAAACGATTCCGTGAAGTCACCTTAATGTTCCTCACGGGTTTAATGCTGGGCACTTTGCCGAAAATCTGGCCGTGGAAAGAGACGATTTCATGGCGCACTAACTCTCATGGTGAACAAGTGCCACTGGTTCAGCACAACTTGTCGCCATTTGAGTTTGAAGCGATCACCTCTCAGTCTTCGCAGCTAGTGATTGCTGTTGTCTTTATGTGCTGTGCAATCGCTTTAGTTTGGGGACTAGAAAAATACGCAGAGAAACACGACGTTTAATCGTTTCAGATTCCCTTAATAGGCGGCTTCAGTCGCCTATTCATCTCCTCAATGTTTGCTTGAACCCTTCCACATTTTGCCCTACTTTTCCTAAACTTAATCTCCGTTTATGCTAGGATGCGCACACCTTTCCTAACCATGTGTAAGAAAATGCGTTCAGCGTTAAAACTACTCTTCATTATTGCCGCACTTCTTGCTGGTTTCTTTGCAAGCGACATCATTAAGCTCTTCTCATCTGAAACAAAGAGCACTGATCTGTCTCAATACTGCGTATTGTCAACGACCCCTTGCTCGCAGCAGAATATCTCAATGACTCTTGCTCAGGACAAAGTACATCCTCTGGTGGCAAATCGTCTCTCGGTTTCATGGCCTAACAGCGATTCTGAGCAGCTTGAGCTGCGACTACAAGGTGTCGAAATGGACATGGGAACCGTAAAATACGTACTTAAGAAAACAGAGTCTGGCAAATTTGAATCTGACATCATATTGCCCGTATGTACCAGTGACTCAATGACATGGGTAGGACAACTCACTGACGGTAAAACAACGGTTCTACCAGCATTAAGGATGGAACGATGAGTAAAAATTGGTCTTTAGTTTTAATCATGGCATTCGTACTTGGTTTTGGTACCAAAAGCTATTTTGATTCTCAGAAAACGCTAGAACAAGAAGAGATGCAATCCGCGTCTGACGTAACACTGTACGGTGAAAAAAACCAAGCGGTGAATATCTTTGATACGTCGGACAAGCGTATCCGTATTGTCTATTTTGGCTTTACTCGTTGTCCGGACGTTTGCCCAACTTCGCTTGCCATGCTGGCAGGGGCATTAAATCAGATTGATGATGAAACAAAAAAACAGCTAAGACCCATGTTTGTTTCGTTAGATCCAGAGCGTGATGATGCAGAGTCTTCTGCGACCTATGCTCACTACTTCCATGCAATGATAGAGGGCCTATCTGGCTCTCTGGATATTACAGCATCGTTGGCGAATCGATACGGCGTGATTTTTCGTAAAACCGAATTACCTAACTCGGAGCTCAAGTACACGCTCGACCACAGCTCCTATTTTTATTTCTTAAAACCCGATGGCACTCTAATAACAAAAGTTCCACATACGCAGAACCCTGCGCCAATAGTGGAAGCGATAAAAGAAGTCACTCAACCAACAAAAGGATGAAACAATGAAAGGTAAAGCCCTGTTACTCATCAGCTTATTAGCAAGCCCTTTAGCCTACGCAAAAATGGACATCATGGTTCATAACCCCTACGCGAGAGCGACACCTCCTACCGCAGTAACCAGCGCAGTATTTGGTGACATTGTTAACCGAAGCGACACTGACCGATACATTGTTTCAGCAACCACACAAGCAGCCGGAAAAGTAGAATTGCATGACGTCATCAATGAAGGTGATGTGATGAAAATGCGTCAGGTTTCAGAGTTAAAAGTCCCGGCCAAAGGCAAACTGGAATTGAAGCCGGGTAGCTTCCACATCATGTTATTTAAACTGCCAAAACCATTGGCTGAAAATGAAGAAATCGATATTCAACTCACCTTCAAAAATGGTGAGCAACTCACTTTTAAAGCACCAGTTAAAAAGGTCATGAGTGGCATGAAAATGGAACATAATTAATACCAAAGCGACTGCAGCTGCGGTCCAACTTTTGTATTGATAAGACCATAAAAAAGAGGTGGGCATTCCCGCCTCTTCTGCTATTATTTGCATAGATTTAAACCAGAAATATTTAGGAGATTTTGATGATTGTACTTAAAACCCACCGCGCAACTTCAGAGAAGAAAGCTTAATCTTCAACTCTTTCTTTCCCTCGAATTGCCCGGTGTTCAACTAAACCGGGGTCACACCTTTATTCGGCCCTAGTCATATTTAATTGCGTTATAAGACAGCGTACCTACGCGTGTCTGGGGTAACCAAATGAGTTTAAACGAAACTTTATCACTTTCTTTGCCACAATTAGGATGGCGACCTGTTTACCAGCAACAATTAAGCTGGGATGAATTAGAAACGGCAATTCCCGCGCGTATTAGTGAACATCACCGGACTGGCTACATTTGTTGGACAGAGAACGGCGAAATTCACTTAGATATTCACGCAAAACTGCCTCCAATGACCGTTGGAGACTGGGTACTGCTCGACCGCGAAACGAACCAGTTTGTTAAGTTGCTAGACCGCCAGTCGCTTTTTAGTAGAAAAGCCGCAGGTATTAAGTCTTACGAACAACTTATCGCTTCTAATGTTGATACCGTGTTTATCGTCTCATCGCTCAATCAAGACTTTAATCTCAGTCGAATAGAACGCTATCTGGCTCTTGCGAAAGAAGCTCAAGTAGAGCCTGTTATTGTGCTGACTAAAGCCGATCTATGTGACGATGCGGATGACAAAAAACAGCAGGTTCAGGCACTGAATCCAATGCTGTACGTGGAATCTATCAACGCACTGTCCAGCGAAAGCTGTCAGAGTTTGAAAGCATGGTGCAAAGTTGGAAAAACGATAGCCGTTATGGGTTCTTCTGGTGTGGGTAAATCTACCTTAGTCAATACGCTGATGGGTAGTGACATACAAGAAACCAGTGGTATTCGTGAACACGATAGTAAAGGCCGCCACACAACCACATCACGTTCACTGCTTTCTATGCCTTCAGGTGCATTGTTACTTGATACGCCAGGAATGAGAGAGCTTCA harbors:
- a CDS encoding GNAT family N-acetyltransferase → MEHTVIYDRENECFRVHLEGDHYAVVRYQFFDKAMHITSTKVPQELQGKGYGKIMMESVLPLIETQGFKIVPVCSYVKHYLDRHPQWQHLRA
- a CDS encoding DUF3316 domain-containing protein; translated protein: MKKALALITMMVVSGSVLAATQTKQSETTLQTEVFNSEQKAQQAGFKIIHDLRELSSEELTFKLGVVEPLVVPDSVKINNSELKVESIMVEPDKTSYRGLVNVDYQYDIKDHNN
- a CDS encoding SCO family protein, producing the protein MSKNWSLVLIMAFVLGFGTKSYFDSQKTLEQEEMQSASDVTLYGEKNQAVNIFDTSDKRIRIVYFGFTRCPDVCPTSLAMLAGALNQIDDETKKQLRPMFVSLDPERDDAESSATYAHYFHAMIEGLSGSLDITASLANRYGVIFRKTELPNSELKYTLDHSSYFYFLKPDGTLITKVPHTQNPAPIVEAIKEVTQPTKG
- a CDS encoding copper chaperone PCu(A)C, which translates into the protein MKGKALLLISLLASPLAYAKMDIMVHNPYARATPPTAVTSAVFGDIVNRSDTDRYIVSATTQAAGKVELHDVINEGDVMKMRQVSELKVPAKGKLELKPGSFHIMLFKLPKPLAENEEIDIQLTFKNGEQLTFKAPVKKVMSGMKMEHN
- a CDS encoding methyl-accepting chemotaxis protein; this encodes MEVTENKDYPDHVSFISTTDRSSHITYANQVFCDIAEYSQEELLGNPHNLVRHGDMPKAAFGQLWSYIQEGKSWMGIVKNKCKSSKHYWVSAFVTPIKNDKGEIIEYQSVRSKPTAEQVKRADALYKAINAGKKISLTRSPLTKLLMLISVLGLATNLYWMLQQQTWLLGALSSAFLLALMIGIAHVQRRLSHMQALASEAYSNPLLEKVYTGRRDEFSQVELALMMRKAELRAVTARSGDTSGRILKDAQHEFETAKSIEQSLTAQHAETEQVASAVEELTYSIHDIASAASLTSQLTQEARSESITGLKSIKATVSKVNELDKELLNSQTILKTLSAHTKQVESILDVICAISEQTNLLALNAAIEAARAGESGRGFAVVADEVRHLAIKTNDSTTEIHSMITELQDLAAQGVNAIQRGSDLSQQCIVSADETGGMINDITSKLEQVSDRSQQIAVAVEQQAIATKEITANAVNIKTLTEKTAQSSADSVNRTRVLVANLKELQRLISQFERN
- a CDS encoding DUF368 domain-containing protein — its product is MNYFSTFIKGMAMGAADVVPGVSGGTIAFITGIYDTLLESIRRINPSLLGICKREGFSAAFQYINGFFLISLFAGIFTSIATFAKLISWALVTHPIPTWSFFFGLILVSVYHMLKQVEHKTASRWVCLALGVAFAYSITILKPLSLELSNINIIFAGAIAICAMILPGISGSFILLLIGMYATVLGAVKNAQIDVLLLFLSGCVIGLLSFSHVLSWLLKRFREVTLMFLTGLMLGTLPKIWPWKETISWRTNSHGEQVPLVQHNLSPFEFEAITSQSSQLVIAVVFMCCAIALVWGLEKYAEKHDV
- a CDS encoding NUDIX hydrolase; this translates as MIVTIDMVCLRLAPSGIQTLLVKRSNPNRPDCGKWALPGGFVYDEDMTNQGGEPADEDFNSAHRRICRQKIHTYPNYISDPLVDGNPKRDPEGWSISISHYALLNPSNVQQIENAGTDKSRADWFDLPPLLDEKMELAFDHVAQIQHAWKKLRAAVEYTSVVLFLLEKEFLVADIIDAYSKFGVEVNRMTIKRRLIDTGIIVSANKIAASSKGKGGKPANVYKLATNEVSYFQTCLRG
- a CDS encoding MFS transporter → MNTKTWRTPQNFLMVISAIVPIAFASWMALLNNFVIEKANFDGADIGLLQSVREVPGFLAFTAVFVLLFIREQRFLLISLMMLTLGTAITGLFPSLTGLLLTTLLMSTGFHYFETLKQSLSLQWLSKDEAPEMLGKMISIGALASLLTYSALWIMLEQLHLSYEWVYGITGGLALALVIVAAVAFPEFKSATPQNKKLVLRKRYWLYYALTFMSGARRQIFTVFAGFLMVEKFGYTAADITLLFLINYGFNFLFAKKIGRFIGVVGERKALIVEYVGLIGVFVGYAVVTDAHWAAGLYVIDHLFFALALAVKTYFQKIADPADMASTAGVAFTINHIAAVIIPVSFGMLWLISPAAVFYIGAGMACVSLLLSLNIPKQPEEGNEVRLFRWA
- a CDS encoding flagellar brake protein, giving the protein MSSPQTATKSTKTNVAKATKSVITLNSTDALAMVEHGSELKLNITTPVGTKFICRTPFIGTHSDTYLLAEIPNISASDMSFYFQEGFWINIRAISSRGEGAMIHFRSQLLHVVQEPIPLAMLSIPSSMQVTQLRKEPRFDVNLPGRVICGEHKASGEVRDLSKCGCRFIAPPVGKTYQVGEMVSIEIFADQRGTKVFAPLTGKVCNLQRSTHYARYGMEFDEAGQKNAKNLLSQLKFNGTKLTLNIERIA
- a CDS encoding endonuclease/exonuclease/phosphatase family protein gives rise to the protein MQIRFATANLFNYLAPPNAFYEFNNIYELNQWHKKQQWLERKLLTLDADVIGFQEIFSAEALEAQLKPLGYSYFAVVDQPKVSQDYIYTHPVVGIASRYELTEIEAVEAKKPNSDDAFTFYRKPLRATLNHPVLGKVDVYIVHFKSQRPTLEDKEEGSSVFETWQQENYGNWLSTVQRGFEATLLHHAIMERKRTTGHPVVLMGDFNQRLDCQEFACLRSTHRFRQPDSYLPLLPYHLIDSWELYCHTGKVQRQPTHYTGASGQVLDYILMSSEFGLETDRNIARVIDFHVEDQHLVNPSFEQDKFASDHAFVSVTLELRS
- the rsgA gene encoding ribosome small subunit-dependent GTPase A, whose product is MSLNETLSLSLPQLGWRPVYQQQLSWDELETAIPARISEHHRTGYICWTENGEIHLDIHAKLPPMTVGDWVLLDRETNQFVKLLDRQSLFSRKAAGIKSYEQLIASNVDTVFIVSSLNQDFNLSRIERYLALAKEAQVEPVIVLTKADLCDDADDKKQQVQALNPMLYVESINALSSESCQSLKAWCKVGKTIAVMGSSGVGKSTLVNTLMGSDIQETSGIREHDSKGRHTTTSRSLLSMPSGALLLDTPGMRELQISDCEQGIEEVFADVANLADKCRFSDCKHISEPGCAVLKAIESEELDERRLRNYRKLLAEQARNSESIAERRSKEKDFHKHVKSVMKEKQSREKGY